The following is a genomic window from Rhinatrema bivittatum chromosome 12, aRhiBiv1.1, whole genome shotgun sequence.
GTTGTTCCATAGCCGATAATTCTGTATAAGGTCAAGAAGGCATAGTCCTGCCGATGGTGCCTTTTATGACACCAGATTTGGTGAGAGGTGGGGGGGTTCTTTCTGATTATATATCCTTACTTTTCTCCCTTGATTCTGACACATTTATTTCTACcgtattttataattttgtgtaaCACTTCAATAAAGCATTGATATGAACCATCTCCCATTCTTTCAGCAGATAAGAATGACTGGTCCCGCGAGTTGCCTAACTTATGGTCCAAGCAGCAGGTTCTGGAATGGATCAGCTATTACATCGAGAAGAATAAATATGATGCCAACGATATTGACTTCTCCTGCTGTAACATGGACGGGAATATGTTGTGTCGTTGCAGTCGTGAGGATCTAATAACCATGTTTGGACCCCTTGGTGAAAAAATGTTTGCTCAGCTCCGTGAACTCAGTGGCTACAACGAGCTCAGTGCCTGTAAGTACATCACTGGTGGCATTGAACCAAAGGTGGCATAAGTCATTTTAAATTAGTGTTAGCCTTTGTAGGTGTGAAGGGCTAGTAACTGAGTAGATAAATTGAAGGTATATAACAATTATGCTATAGAACAAGGTCACTGCTTGCTTCCATCTACACTCTGACATCATGGCCAGATGACTACGTGCACAATGGGGCATCAGGACTACCAGACGAAAACTGACTAGACATGGAAATGCCAAGATGGGCCACAATATCAATTACTTTAAATATGCATTCATAGATACTATAGATTCAACCGCAGTCCACTCAGAATATATTTCATAACATGGCAATTATACTCTCTGCACATGCTTATCAGGGCTTTTAGTGGCCATCTACACTCTAAAAGGTTaagtttcaaaggagttacgcatgtaaatgtaacatactgtcatagcaattttcaaaattgcacTTATTGTGGgtaaatcctgtggacaattcaaCGGCATTTTTCgttgcagttttcaaaagcccacttaggcgggtaaagtgcacttaatgtgggtgaAACCTGGTTTTAAGGGCATATGTCCtttggaaaatcaggcccttaagctATTGAGACACTAGCTGGAATGGAGCTGAATGGCAAGAACACTATGGCAGTCTACACCGAAGGCCACTTCTGTTGAAGGCCGAGTCATCATGATAGTGTCAACTTGGTCTTCTCCAAAAACGGAAACTCTTCGCCCCCTTTCTCCCCACCACTTTGCATTTCAAAACACCTACAAGAATGgacaaaatagaataaaaaaggcgTATTCAGCTGATATCAAACTCTAAGAATCTCCTGAGTAAATGAAGTTATGGAATTAATATGGAAGCATAAACACCTCTTTCACTCAGCAATACCTTGTAACCCATTTTTTTCATGACATATTTTGATAGTATTGGCTGCTAATTGATCCCTCACTATCTCTTGCTCCCTTCCAGTCTCCATCCCTGAAGAGCTGTCCTGGATCTATGATTATGACATCATCACTAACGAGGGTCCGTGTCACCAGCAGCAAGAGAATCTGACTTACAGCATCTATGGCAGCAGCAGCTCAGGTAAATAAAGCAATGCAAGCATTCATTGCTCTGTGCAAGACACTGCAAGCACACAAAGTCATTTCAGTTCTGCACCATGATTTGTCGATTCTGTCTTGTTTCGGTAACTATCTCTTCGAGACAGCACAGAACATGCCCCTTATTCAGTAACAGACATCTTTCACAAGGGCATAATAACTTGATGTCTGAGACTGGCTCAGCAATATGAGAATCTACAGCAGCAACTGCTTAAGAGCTAGGTTGTACAGGGCCAAAGAGGAAACAGGAAATGATATGGAATCAGTTTTAACAAAAGTCAAAGCATATTGGAAGCTGAGAGGCCTCCAGAATGAAAATAATAGGACAGAAAGATGGTCTCCTCTCTTCTTACAGCAAAAAGCCTAATTGCAGATATGGAGAAAGCAGGACTTCCCTAATATAGGAGTTAAATCACACCAAACTGGTTAGCTCAGACCATAAGTACCTGGCCCGAGTTGCCAGTTGCCCTGGTGCCAAAGAACTTAATCAAACACAAGATATATTGAACTTTTCTATTCTTTTCATGCCATTTGTAGAGTTGGACATTTACGGGAAGAAATCCACAGAGGATACAGCGTTCACATTGTCTTCATGCCTGTCAGACAGATATGACTCTACTATGTCTCCAGCCAGCTCTGAGGCCTCCTGTTTGAGTAAGTATCATGGTTTCTTCCTGGCCTCCCTAGGGTTTCCATCCTAGTCTAGTGGTCTGAACACTGGACTATGGTCCTGGCAAAGTCCTGCAATATTAATTCACGATTCTTCTCTGCCATGGACTCTCTCAATGACATCTTGCAGATCCCTGGGTCTCCATGATCCATCTGAAAACAAGGCATTGGCCTTAACCTAACTTTTAGGATtacatctatttatttgttttaattcctGGGGGGGTCCAGGTATGGCATTTTTAACTTGCATTGTAATGCATTTGTAGGAAACAGGACTATGGGTTCTAGAATGATTGGCAATGTGAGTTAATGAAAACGAAGCCTGGACTCTAGATTGACTATGGGCTATAATACAGGTCATTTTACCAATACTTACATGAAGTAATGCCTACTTGCCACCCAGTGAAAATACTGTATTATTTGGATCCTGAGTGGGACTAGGGCTTTTGGTTCCCTGTTCTAGGAAGTATAGTCATGTTCTGCTTGGCATGTCCTAAACGTAATTCTAAAGGTGTCCTTCATGGCAGACATGAATGATGGAATGTGGTGAATGAGTCCAAGATTCTATCAGATATTCTAAGAACGCAGGTCATCAATAACTCGTGGACCTTTGACGTATCTTCAGTCAGTTGATCATAGTGTTTGTTATATGTTTTTTACCTTCCCAATTAAAAACACAGAAAGCTAATGCTGAATTTGTCTGCCTGCTTTTTCAGGGACAATAGCCCATAGCCCCAACTCTCTGATGTCTAGTGGAAGTGACGGGGAACTGGATCTTGCAGACACCAAGTTTCATCTTACCAATGGTAGGTAATGGAATCCATTCCAAAGAAAAGACACACGAGGAATGGAGGAGCTTAGTTAACACTAGGAGGCCCCAGGAGCCATGATTGCTAAGACCAAGATGGCCATTTGACCATCTAGCTTGAGGGAAAACAGACAGATCATAGCTAAAAGCATGCATGGCTTCATGCCAGCAAGCAAAactgtaattttcaaaatatagttttttcatattttctaaGAAGGAAACTATACCTTAGGAAACAGATTTGGCAAAAGTTAATACAGTTCAGATGACAATTCCCATCTTGATCCCCACCTGTGCCTCTAATCTTGACATTTTCAGCCCTGCTCTGCTTTGCTGTagccaggagcttgtccaaagcTCAAAAGGATAGGAAAAAATAACTTCCTTTGACTTTGCTTTAATTTTGGCTTTATAGTCACTTGTGAGCCAGTTGCTCTCAGAAGCTCATTAAGTAATTTCTGTATGTTGTGATGCATCTTACTCAACATGAAAATAAATGTGGCGGTAAGTAAGCCACGTAGGCCCCTTGTTGACCCCTGAAAAAGGGATCCATATGATCTCTAAAACTCATGCACTGCAACATCTTTTTGTGGTGGTCAGTAAGCACTGTCACCAGTCTTCTCCAGGATCAATCTGTCTTCTAGAACTACACCATGGGTTCTAGTTGACAAATGGTAAGCTGGCTAGTGAAATGGGGTCCTTTACATGCACTGTGGGCAGTTGGCACTTTAATGTCTTTTGGCCTCTGAGCTGTTCTTTAATACAATCGTCTCTGTTTACAGAGAATTCCTGTTTTGTGACAGTCTCCATTTGCCCACCAGCGTAAAAGGCATGGATGAGGGCTGCCTTGATAGTATTATTACATTCAATGCGTTATTCACTTGATAACAAAAGATTCTCTAAGCAAGTTACAATGAAGTCTAAAAACATAATCAAATCCATACGTATAACACCTAACATCAGCAAACAAATCACTCTCTAAAGAAATCTTCTTAGCCTAATGGTCAACACATAAAACAGATGATAATATAGTCATATTGAAAGACATAAACCTAAAATATACTCAGCTCACAATCAAAAGTAAAATAAGTGATCACCTTGAAGGGAAGTCCAACTTTCCTTCAACACACCCAGTCTGTGTGCTATATAAGGAAAACGTAGCCTACGTACATacttgaaaaaattaaaataaacaaagaaatgaaATGCATTACATTCTGGGAACATGCCCTTTGATTGAACGGTTTGCACTGTGTAGCAGAAGGGCAGAGGTAATTGGTCTTCTCCGTATCTCTCTAAGCAGATGCATCACTAGATGAAACACCTGGTTTGAAGCATGGGAAACGCAGAAGGGGAAGACCCAGGAAGTTCAACAAGGACAGCAGAGAATGccaggagtccaagaaaagcaagCATTGTAAGTCAATGGTCGGGGCCAGGTTATATTTTATAGCTTCTTGCCTAAGTGGGGAGCACTGGCTAGAGTAGTGTGGAGCTTTCATGGGGCACTCAAcaatgctgaaaaaaataaaa
Proteins encoded in this region:
- the ELF3 gene encoding ETS-related transcription factor Elf-3 isoform X1; the encoded protein is MAGACEISNIFTNYRNAVYQPEPALAAIQPPGDGDSLLSFLASELAAETAADKNDWSRELPNLWSKQQVLEWISYYIEKNKYDANDIDFSCCNMDGNMLCRCSREDLITMFGPLGEKMFAQLRELSGYNELSAFSIPEELSWIYDYDIITNEGPCHQQQENLTYSIYGSSSSELDIYGKKSTEDTAFTLSSCLSDRYDSTMSPASSEASCLRTIAHSPNSLMSSGSDGELDLADTKFHLTNADASLDETPGLKHGKRRRGRPRKFNKDSRECQESKKSKHSARGAHLWEFIRDILIHPELNEGLMKWEDRSEGVFKFLRSEAVAQLWGQRKKNSSMTYEKLSRAMRYYYKREILERVDGRRLVYKFGKNSSGWKEEKVLNRS
- the ELF3 gene encoding ETS-related transcription factor Elf-3 isoform X2, which produces MAGACEISNIFTNYRNAVYQPEPALAAIQPPGDGDSLLSFLASELAAETAADKNDWSRELPNLWSKQQVLEWISYYIEKNKYDANDIDFSCCNMDGNMLCRCSREDLITMFGPLGEKMFAQLRELSGYNELSAFSIPEELSWIYDYDIITNEGPCHQQQENLTYSIYGSSSSELDIYGKKSTEDTAFTLSSCLSDRYDSTMSPASSEASCLRTIAHSPNSLMSSGSDGELDLADTKFHLTNDASLDETPGLKHGKRRRGRPRKFNKDSRECQESKKSKHSARGAHLWEFIRDILIHPELNEGLMKWEDRSEGVFKFLRSEAVAQLWGQRKKNSSMTYEKLSRAMRYYYKREILERVDGRRLVYKFGKNSSGWKEEKVLNRS
- the ELF3 gene encoding ETS-related transcription factor Elf-3 isoform X3, with translation MAGACEISNIFTNYRNAVYQPEPALAAIQPPGDGDSLLSFLASELAAETADKNDWSRELPNLWSKQQVLEWISYYIEKNKYDANDIDFSCCNMDGNMLCRCSREDLITMFGPLGEKMFAQLRELSGYNELSAFSIPEELSWIYDYDIITNEGPCHQQQENLTYSIYGSSSSELDIYGKKSTEDTAFTLSSCLSDRYDSTMSPASSEASCLRTIAHSPNSLMSSGSDGELDLADTKFHLTNADASLDETPGLKHGKRRRGRPRKFNKDSRECQESKKSKHSARGAHLWEFIRDILIHPELNEGLMKWEDRSEGVFKFLRSEAVAQLWGQRKKNSSMTYEKLSRAMRYYYKREILERVDGRRLVYKFGKNSSGWKEEKVLNRS